From a region of the Geothrix sp. 21YS21S-2 genome:
- a CDS encoding ABC transporter ATP-binding protein: MTALLRVEDLVVRRGDVTVLEVPSLDLEAGGVLALIGPNGSGKSTLLKTLACLLEPARGALFFRGEALRPDAYRRRVTMVFQAPLLFDATVRSNLESGLKLHGVPAPGRGPRVEELARRFGVDHLLDRSARNLSGGEAQRTALARAFVLRPEILFLDEPFSALDPPTREALLDDLAGVLRETRTTTVIATHDQMEALRLADRIAVLRQGRIVQCGPAPDVINRPADAFVADFVGMETVLAGRVEGAGHGEFRVGTAGGPVVAAGEAAPGDEVRIGIRPENVTLSPHAEAHSSARNNFHGTVTRIVPKGPFFKVELDCGFFLAAYVTPVSLEELGLAEGSRVVASFKATAVHLLRR; the protein is encoded by the coding sequence GTGACCGCGCTGCTGCGGGTGGAGGACCTCGTCGTCCGGCGCGGGGACGTCACGGTCCTGGAGGTCCCTTCCCTGGACCTGGAGGCCGGCGGGGTGCTGGCCCTCATCGGCCCCAACGGCTCGGGCAAGAGCACCCTCCTCAAGACCCTGGCCTGCCTCCTGGAGCCGGCCCGGGGCGCCCTCTTCTTCAGGGGCGAGGCCCTGCGCCCCGACGCCTACCGGCGCCGGGTGACCATGGTCTTCCAGGCCCCCCTCCTCTTCGACGCCACGGTTCGGTCCAACCTGGAATCCGGCCTGAAGCTCCACGGGGTGCCCGCGCCCGGGCGCGGACCGAGGGTCGAGGAGCTGGCGCGGCGCTTCGGCGTGGACCACCTCCTGGACCGGTCCGCCCGCAACCTCTCCGGCGGCGAGGCCCAGCGCACCGCCCTCGCCCGGGCCTTCGTGCTGCGCCCGGAGATCCTCTTCCTGGACGAACCCTTCTCCGCCCTGGACCCCCCCACCCGGGAGGCCCTCCTGGACGACCTGGCCGGGGTCCTGCGGGAGACCCGCACCACCACCGTCATCGCCACCCACGACCAGATGGAGGCCCTGCGCCTCGCGGACCGCATCGCCGTCCTGCGCCAGGGACGCATCGTCCAGTGCGGCCCCGCCCCCGACGTCATCAACCGCCCCGCGGACGCCTTCGTGGCGGACTTCGTGGGCATGGAGACGGTCCTGGCCGGCCGGGTCGAAGGCGCCGGCCACGGCGAGTTCCGGGTGGGGACGGCCGGAGGCCCCGTGGTGGCCGCGGGGGAGGCCGCCCCCGGCGACGAGGTGCGCATCGGCATCCGCCCCGAGAACGTCACCCTCTCCCCCCACGCCGAGGCCCACTCCAGCGCCCGCAACAATTTCCACGGCACCGTCACCCGCATCGTCCCCAAGGGGCCCTTCTTCAAGGTGGAGCTTGACTGCGGCTTCTTCCTGGCCGCCTACGTCACGCCGGTGTCCCTGGAGGAGCTGGGCCTGGCCGAGGGGAGCCGGGTGGTGGCGAGCTTCAAGGCCACGGCGGTGCATCTCCTGCGCAGATAG
- a CDS encoding 4Fe-4S binding protein, which translates to MRQLRIDLTKCNYGRDCNHECESDCATKVFKVDDPKLAALHIRDNGDGTGTTVLCDQCGDCVVVCPAEALKRNKLGVVMINKKLCVGCYMCIGFCEKEAFERNPDWIEPYKCTSCGICVKACPHAALEIVEVPEPARRII; encoded by the coding sequence ATGAGACAGCTGCGCATCGACCTGACCAAGTGCAACTACGGACGGGACTGCAACCACGAGTGCGAGTCCGACTGCGCCACCAAGGTGTTCAAGGTGGACGACCCCAAGCTGGCGGCCCTGCACATCCGGGACAACGGCGACGGCACCGGCACGACGGTCCTCTGCGACCAGTGCGGGGACTGCGTGGTGGTGTGCCCCGCCGAGGCCCTCAAGCGCAACAAGCTGGGCGTGGTCATGATCAACAAGAAGCTCTGCGTGGGCTGCTACATGTGCATCGGCTTCTGCGAGAAGGAGGCCTTCGAGCGGAACCCCGACTGGATCGAGCCCTACAAGTGCACCTCCTGCGGGATCTGCGTGAAGGCCTGCCCCCACGCCGCCCTGGAGATCGTCGAAGTTCCCGAACCCGCCCGCCGCATCATCTGA